In Thiospirochaeta perfilievii, a single window of DNA contains:
- a CDS encoding TetR/AcrR family transcriptional regulator has protein sequence MAKKDAILERSSQIFFKFGLSKISMDELADQIGISKKTIYNNFGSKENLMEEIIYSSMEGILTDISNIFTSRNKTIIEKIHLAIRHLYKHYTNFENPTKVDPNAARIIFSPKCLFLNGQIQQVIEDLATAAQKSGIIKQSIHVGMIPYVFLNSIRGLATWERPEIVGFSKIELLKYSIDIILDGILTPEAMEEYLKSN, from the coding sequence ATGGCTAAAAAAGATGCAATATTAGAGAGATCTTCCCAGATTTTTTTTAAGTTTGGACTTAGTAAAATATCAATGGATGAGTTAGCAGACCAAATTGGGATCTCAAAAAAGACAATTTATAATAATTTTGGTTCAAAAGAGAACCTTATGGAAGAGATAATATACTCTAGTATGGAGGGGATTTTAACAGATATATCCAATATTTTTACCAGTAGGAATAAAACAATTATAGAGAAGATACACCTTGCTATAAGGCATCTATATAAACACTATACTAACTTTGAGAATCCTACAAAGGTTGACCCTAACGCAGCTAGGATAATATTTTCTCCTAAATGTCTCTTTTTAAATGGGCAAATTCAGCAAGTTATTGAAGATTTGGCAACAGCTGCCCAGAAAAGTGGAATTATAAAACAGAGTATACATGTGGGGATGATTCCTTACGTTTTTTTAAACAGTATTAGAGGTTTAGCCACATGGGAGAGACCAGAGATTGTTGGGTTTTCTAAGATAGAACTTTTAAAATACTCAATTGATATAATCCTCGATGGAATATTAACTCCAGAAGCGATGGAAGAGTACTTAAAATCAAATTAA
- a CDS encoding GNAT family N-acetyltransferase has translation METLIYRFERINYANVLEIESWRYSGFETALYMDRYHESKDRGDNPLKGPRGCFGFVAYNRDSELFGLMEYYFEDDGIFLGLGINPKFIGRGLAQEYILDGIEFFKQHFKRNDKLKIEVHRKNIAAIKAYEKCGFKFSKRDGDILLYLQN, from the coding sequence TTGGAAACTTTGATCTACAGGTTTGAGAGAATTAACTATGCCAATGTCCTAGAGATAGAGTCTTGGAGATACTCTGGCTTTGAAACAGCCCTATATATGGATCGATACCATGAGAGTAAGGATAGGGGAGATAACCCTCTTAAAGGTCCAAGAGGTTGTTTTGGATTTGTTGCATATAATAGGGATAGTGAACTTTTTGGTCTAATGGAGTATTACTTTGAAGATGATGGAATTTTCCTGGGTTTAGGAATAAATCCGAAGTTTATAGGTAGAGGTTTAGCTCAAGAGTATATCCTTGATGGAATAGAATTTTTTAAACAGCACTTTAAACGGAATGACAAACTAAAAATTGAAGTACATAGAAAAAACATTGCTGCAATTAAAGCCTATGAGAAGTGTGGATTTAAATTTTCTAAAAGAGATGGGGACATTCTACTTTATCTTCAAAATTAG
- a CDS encoding DNA alkylation repair protein, whose protein sequence is MRNSINKTSISEFSLNIKKVYKDFDNIAFERSILRDLNGDTGLFERLELVTRELKPRLPEDFPKSLEILKQSISDGRGFIILSISNYISCYGLEYFDLFMVSLKELTKIFTSEFAIRGFLIEDPERCFKFLDKWVLSDNVDVRRLVSEGLRPRLPWGIRLQDFVKDPTPIIKYLTILKDDKELYVRRSVANNLNDIAKDHPGLVVATLKSWKEENSSKELDWIIRHSLRTLIKQGDQGTLELLGYTINPKYTLDSVSFTKRLKLGESLSFSFDLKSETDKNQKLVVDYVIYHKKANGKKSPKVFKLKNMELLGLKTAKISRNHPNRPISTRKYYSGEHTLYIKINGEEILIGNFDLQV, encoded by the coding sequence ATGAGAAATAGCATTAACAAAACATCTATTAGTGAATTTAGTTTAAATATTAAGAAAGTATATAAAGATTTTGATAATATAGCTTTTGAAAGATCCATATTGAGGGATTTAAATGGGGATACCGGACTTTTTGAGAGGTTGGAACTTGTAACAAGGGAGTTAAAACCCAGGTTGCCAGAGGATTTTCCTAAAAGCTTGGAGATACTTAAGCAATCAATTTCAGATGGTAGAGGTTTTATCATTTTATCAATATCCAACTATATAAGTTGTTATGGTTTAGAATATTTTGATCTATTTATGGTCTCTTTAAAGGAGTTAACAAAAATTTTTACATCGGAGTTTGCAATTAGAGGGTTTTTAATAGAGGATCCCGAAAGGTGTTTTAAATTCCTTGATAAGTGGGTTTTAAGTGATAATGTAGATGTTAGAAGATTAGTTTCCGAGGGACTAAGACCTAGACTGCCCTGGGGTATTAGGCTTCAGGATTTTGTAAAAGATCCAACACCAATAATTAAGTATTTAACAATTTTAAAGGATGATAAGGAGTTATACGTAAGGAGGTCTGTGGCTAACAATCTAAATGATATAGCAAAGGATCATCCAGGCTTAGTTGTAGCAACACTTAAAAGTTGGAAGGAGGAGAACTCTTCTAAAGAGTTAGATTGGATAATTAGGCACTCATTAAGAACCCTTATAAAACAGGGGGATCAAGGAACCCTAGAGCTTTTAGGTTACACAATAAATCCTAAATACACTTTAGATAGTGTTAGCTTTACTAAGAGATTAAAACTTGGAGAGTCCCTCTCTTTTAGTTTTGATCTAAAATCTGAAACGGATAAAAATCAGAAACTAGTTGTGGATTATGTTATCTATCATAAAAAAGCAAATGGTAAAAAGAGTCCTAAAGTTTTTAAATTAAAAAATATGGAACTACTAGGCCTAAAAACTGCTAAAATAAGTAGAAATCACCCAAATAGACCTATTAGTACCCGAAAATATTATAGTGGAGAGCATACCCTGTATATTAAAATAAACGGAGAGGAGATATTGATTGGAAACTTTGATCTACAGGTTTGA
- the mnmH gene encoding tRNA 2-selenouridine(34) synthase MnmH — MSKLISIEEFLYTNKDIPIIDVRSPLEYEKGHIPGAINIPLFNNEERAKVGTCYKQEGHDLAVELGLEIVGPKLASFTREAKKISPSLEIKVYCARGGMRSSSFVWLLETSGFKKVLRLEKGYKAFRNHVLDFFDKDYNLLVLSGMTGSGKTDILLEMEKLGLQVVDLEGFADHRGSAFGGIGKNPETSTEKYENSIFNKMKDFDLSKPIWVEDESRNVGKVLVPPAIFKKMETSHRVVIEVPRDIRAERLAKDYTAYGNETILDSLKIIQKRLSERYPKIVEYVKDGLYKEAAILILPYYDKSYTKGIDRRDKELCTILKLNKDDPKESAIKIKEITNG, encoded by the coding sequence ATGAGTAAGTTAATATCAATAGAAGAGTTCTTATACACAAATAAAGATATACCAATAATAGATGTAAGATCTCCTTTGGAGTATGAAAAAGGACACATTCCAGGTGCAATAAATATACCACTTTTTAACAATGAAGAGAGGGCAAAGGTTGGAACATGTTATAAGCAAGAGGGACATGACCTAGCGGTTGAACTTGGATTAGAGATAGTAGGTCCAAAATTAGCAAGCTTTACTAGAGAAGCAAAAAAAATTAGTCCAAGCCTAGAGATTAAGGTCTATTGTGCTAGGGGAGGAATGAGAAGTTCCAGCTTTGTTTGGCTTCTTGAAACATCAGGTTTTAAAAAGGTTTTAAGACTCGAGAAGGGTTATAAAGCTTTTAGAAACCATGTATTAGATTTTTTTGATAAGGATTATAATCTCTTAGTACTATCTGGTATGACTGGTAGTGGTAAAACAGACATTTTATTAGAGATGGAAAAGCTTGGACTTCAAGTTGTAGATCTTGAGGGCTTTGCAGACCATAGAGGTTCAGCTTTTGGTGGTATTGGGAAAAACCCAGAGACTTCCACAGAGAAGTATGAAAACAGTATATTTAATAAGATGAAGGATTTTGATCTTTCGAAACCGATATGGGTAGAGGATGAGAGTCGTAATGTAGGAAAGGTTCTAGTTCCTCCTGCCATTTTTAAAAAGATGGAAACATCCCATAGAGTTGTAATAGAAGTACCTAGGGATATAAGAGCAGAGCGACTAGCTAAGGATTATACAGCCTATGGGAATGAGACAATTTTAGACTCGTTAAAAATTATACAAAAGAGATTGTCTGAAAGATACCCTAAAATTGTAGAGTATGTAAAAGATGGATTATATAAAGAGGCTGCAATACTTATTTTACCCTATTATGATAAGTCCTATACCAAGGGTATAGATAGAAGGGATAAGGAGCTATGTACTATTTTAAAGCTAAATAAAGATGACCCAAAAGAGAGTGCAATTAAAATTAAGGAGATAACCAATGGATGA
- the selD gene encoding selenide, water dikinase SelD has translation MDDIKLTTLTKFSGCGAKLGPGLLDKALCGLTQPIFPNLMVDFTTSDDAGVYKINDEQALVNTLDFFPPIVDDPYAFGQIATANALSDVYAMGATPITAMSIVGFPLDKADISVLRKITEGCLDKLKEANVPLVGGHSIQDSELKFGVSVSGLVHPDKVLVNNKPELGEVVILTKPIGTGTINTALKKGWASQESINASMESMVKLNKYASEIIQSYPVKCCTDVTGFGLVGHSCEMILDSEVGLTIDFKSLKLLPGVNDSIEKGAIPGGTRKNLEFRGSFVENLETLSDNIKYTLFDPQTSGGLLFTIKPEFVDQILEEMESNNIDAFIVGEVTDNKETIIIK, from the coding sequence ATGGATGATATAAAATTAACAACACTGACTAAATTTTCAGGATGTGGAGCAAAGCTTGGACCAGGACTACTAGATAAGGCTCTTTGTGGATTAACACAACCAATATTTCCAAACCTAATGGTAGATTTTACAACAAGTGATGATGCCGGAGTTTACAAGATTAATGATGAACAAGCCCTTGTAAATACCCTAGACTTCTTCCCACCAATAGTTGATGACCCCTACGCTTTTGGTCAAATTGCCACTGCAAATGCCCTGTCTGATGTTTATGCAATGGGAGCAACTCCAATTACAGCTATGAGTATTGTAGGTTTTCCTCTAGATAAGGCTGACATCTCGGTTCTAAGAAAGATTACTGAAGGGTGTCTAGATAAGCTAAAAGAGGCTAATGTTCCCTTAGTTGGAGGTCACAGTATACAGGATTCTGAACTAAAATTTGGTGTATCAGTTTCAGGACTAGTACACCCTGATAAGGTCTTGGTAAACAATAAACCAGAGTTAGGAGAAGTTGTAATATTAACTAAACCTATAGGAACAGGGACAATAAATACGGCTTTAAAAAAAGGATGGGCAAGTCAAGAGTCTATAAACGCCTCAATGGAGTCTATGGTAAAACTAAATAAGTACGCTTCTGAGATTATACAAAGCTACCCTGTAAAATGTTGTACCGATGTAACGGGATTTGGTCTAGTAGGCCACTCATGTGAGATGATCCTAGACTCAGAGGTTGGACTTACAATAGATTTTAAATCATTAAAACTACTTCCTGGAGTTAATGACTCTATAGAAAAGGGTGCGATCCCTGGTGGTACTAGAAAAAACCTAGAATTTAGAGGATCTTTTGTAGAGAATTTAGAGACTCTTTCAGATAATATAAAATACACATTATTCGACCCACAAACTTCAGGTGGACTACTCTTTACAATTAAACCGGAGTTTGTAGATCAAATCCTAGAAGAGATGGAATCAAATAATATTGACGCTTTTATTGTAGGTGAAGTTACAGATAATAAAGAGACTATTATAATTAAATAA
- a CDS encoding SDR family NAD(P)-dependent oxidoreductase, giving the protein MEDIKDKWALVTGASRGIGLRVARALGDKGCRVILHSRKLEGTKHILDELTLKGVKAYSIAAELDSIEQVELLIKEVGNLTNDNLDILYNNAAIMTPYRETFEPTFEDYLSSFLVNSIVPAKLCDAFIPGMLQRDWGRIVNVTSGIENEPQLMAYSCSKAAIDRYVRDMVPTLKGTNVLLNLMDPGWLRTDLGGESAPNSPDSVLPGALVPVLLNKVEGSGKLYQAQNYS; this is encoded by the coding sequence GTGGAAGATATAAAAGATAAATGGGCATTAGTTACAGGTGCAAGTAGAGGTATTGGTTTAAGGGTTGCAAGGGCACTAGGAGATAAAGGTTGTCGTGTGATTCTACACTCAAGAAAACTCGAAGGAACTAAGCATATTCTTGATGAACTAACTTTAAAGGGTGTAAAAGCTTACTCTATTGCTGCGGAATTAGACTCAATAGAGCAGGTTGAACTATTAATTAAAGAGGTAGGAAATTTAACAAATGACAATTTAGATATTTTATATAATAACGCAGCAATAATGACTCCATATAGGGAAACATTTGAACCTACCTTTGAGGATTATTTAAGTAGCTTTTTAGTTAATAGTATTGTTCCTGCTAAGTTGTGTGATGCATTTATACCAGGAATGTTACAGAGAGATTGGGGAAGGATTGTTAATGTAACCTCTGGAATAGAGAACGAACCTCAATTAATGGCATACAGTTGTTCAAAAGCTGCAATTGATAGGTATGTAAGGGATATGGTCCCAACACTTAAGGGGACAAATGTTTTACTAAACTTAATGGATCCAGGTTGGTTAAGAACTGACCTTGGAGGAGAGAGTGCTCCTAATAGCCCTGACTCAGTTCTTCCAGGGGCTCTAGTTCCTGTTCTTTTAAATAAAGTAGAGGGCTCAGGTAAACTTTACCAGGCCCAAAATTATAGTTAA
- a CDS encoding iron-containing alcohol dehydrogenase, which translates to MNNFVFENKTRVIFGKDSEKSVGSETLKYSNKVLLHYGGGSIKKTGLYDRVVKSLKEENIEIFELGGVLPNPRVDLVREGIELCRKEDIGFILAVGGGSVIDSAKAIGIGYFYDGDVWDIYDYKVSVDKMLPLGVVLTIPAAGSETSPGSVITNVDKELKRGFGALCMRPVFSILNPELTFTLPDYQTACGISDMFAHVMERYFVPTKNVDLTDRLCEATMKTIINQAYNILKNPMDYNARAEIMYCGTVAHNDSLDPGRGGDWASHEMEHEVSAVTDVAHGAGLSIIFPAWIKYVYKENMDKFIQFFTRVFNIEQDFENPENTVLRGISTLESFYKDLKLPIRLSEIDFDSSRVDELAKKASFDSSRTLGAFKVLNKDDIKEIYKLAL; encoded by the coding sequence ATGAATAATTTTGTATTTGAAAATAAAACTAGAGTTATCTTTGGCAAGGATAGTGAAAAGAGTGTTGGTTCAGAGACTTTAAAATACTCTAACAAAGTTCTACTCCATTATGGTGGTGGTAGTATAAAAAAAACCGGTCTATACGATAGAGTTGTAAAATCATTAAAAGAGGAAAATATTGAGATATTTGAACTAGGAGGAGTACTACCAAACCCAAGAGTTGATCTAGTTAGAGAGGGTATAGAGTTATGCCGTAAAGAGGATATAGGTTTTATTTTAGCTGTGGGTGGAGGAAGTGTTATTGATTCGGCTAAGGCGATTGGAATTGGATACTTTTATGATGGAGATGTATGGGATATTTATGACTATAAGGTTAGCGTAGATAAAATGCTGCCTCTAGGTGTTGTTTTAACAATACCTGCAGCTGGTAGTGAGACTAGTCCTGGAAGTGTTATAACAAATGTAGATAAAGAGCTAAAAAGAGGTTTTGGTGCATTATGTATGAGACCTGTTTTTTCTATTTTAAACCCAGAATTAACCTTTACTCTACCAGACTATCAAACAGCCTGCGGTATATCGGATATGTTTGCCCATGTTATGGAGAGATACTTTGTTCCAACTAAAAATGTTGATTTAACTGATAGGTTATGCGAAGCGACAATGAAGACAATAATAAACCAAGCTTATAACATACTAAAAAATCCTATGGATTATAATGCTAGGGCAGAGATTATGTATTGTGGCACAGTGGCACACAATGACTCCCTTGACCCAGGACGAGGTGGTGATTGGGCATCCCATGAGATGGAACATGAGGTTAGTGCTGTTACAGATGTAGCCCATGGTGCGGGTTTAAGTATTATTTTCCCAGCATGGATTAAGTATGTATATAAAGAGAATATGGATAAATTTATTCAGTTTTTTACCCGGGTTTTTAATATAGAACAGGATTTTGAAAATCCTGAAAATACTGTATTAAGGGGAATTTCAACACTAGAGTCTTTTTATAAGGATTTAAAACTACCAATAAGACTGTCAGAAATTGATTTTGATAGTAGTAGGGTAGATGAGCTTGCTAAAAAGGCATCTTTTGATAGTAGTAGAACTTTAGGGGCGTTTAAAGTTTTAAATAAAGATGATATTAAGGAAATTTACAAGTTAGCATTATAG
- a CDS encoding MerR family transcriptional regulator, whose translation MTHYSMKEIIKETGLTSDTLRYYEKDGLLSDILRLPNGHRRYSNHDLEWLKFILCLRSTGMPLKNIKKYKELMNLGDKTTSQRKEILTNQKLSILNEMEVLKEALERIDWKIEYYESVEANL comes from the coding sequence ATGACCCATTATTCAATGAAAGAAATAATTAAAGAGACTGGTCTTACTAGTGATACCCTACGGTACTATGAAAAAGATGGCTTATTATCAGACATTCTTAGGCTACCAAATGGCCACAGAAGATATTCTAACCACGATCTAGAGTGGCTTAAGTTTATTTTATGTCTAAGATCTACAGGGATGCCTCTAAAAAACATTAAAAAGTATAAAGAGCTTATGAATCTTGGGGATAAAACAACTTCCCAAAGAAAGGAAATTCTTACAAATCAAAAATTGAGTATTTTAAATGAGATGGAAGTATTAAAAGAAGCACTAGAAAGAATAGATTGGAAAATCGAGTACTATGAGAGTGTTGAAGCCAACTTATAA